The Spiroplasma citri genome has a segment encoding these proteins:
- a CDS encoding glucose-6-phosphate isomerase — protein sequence MIKVDFTNALAESVFNKYLGRVKDIHQMIHNKTGLWNDFLGWVEWPNNYDQAELAKMKQTAKQLASEIDVLLVIGIGGSYLGARAAIEMINGLYSQQKVEIIYIGNTMSSTYTAQVLKYLQDKKFGICVVSKSGTTTEPAIAFRLCKELLEKKEGNLKAANLIVAITDKQKGALKTLADKAGYQTFVIPDDIGGRYSVLTPVGVFAMLVSGINIDNVFKGAQQAYQDTLIDDFTNHSYKYAVGRYILNQEEKYKAEMLVTYELQMQMITEWWKQLFGESEGKNSKGLLPLSCVFSTDLHSLGQFIQEGTKNILFETVIAIKKAQIDLKLSKAEVDTDGLNYLSGKTLHEVNTIAVQGVVAAHRKVGHVPNIVLEFATMDDKMFGYLSYWFMKACAMSAYLLEINPFDQPGVEIYKQNMFNLLGK from the coding sequence ATGATTAAAGTAGATTTTACTAATGCATTAGCCGAATCTGTTTTTAACAAATATTTAGGGCGAGTTAAAGATATTCACCAAATGATTCATAATAAGACAGGATTATGAAATGATTTCCTTGGTTGAGTTGAATGACCAAATAATTATGATCAAGCAGAGCTTGCAAAGATGAAACAAACAGCAAAGCAATTAGCTAGTGAAATTGATGTTTTATTAGTAATTGGAATTGGTGGGAGTTATCTTGGCGCACGAGCAGCAATTGAAATGATTAATGGGTTATATAGTCAACAAAAAGTAGAAATCATTTATATTGGAAATACAATGTCTTCAACTTATACAGCACAAGTTTTAAAATATCTTCAAGACAAAAAATTTGGGATTTGTGTTGTGTCTAAATCAGGAACAACAACTGAACCAGCAATTGCATTTCGTCTTTGTAAAGAGCTTTTAGAAAAAAAAGAAGGAAATCTAAAAGCAGCTAACTTAATTGTTGCCATTACAGATAAGCAGAAAGGAGCCCTAAAAACATTAGCTGATAAAGCAGGATATCAAACCTTTGTTATTCCAGATGACATTGGTGGAAGATATTCAGTGTTAACGCCAGTTGGTGTTTTTGCAATGCTAGTAAGTGGTATTAACATTGATAATGTTTTTAAAGGAGCACAACAAGCTTATCAAGACACTTTAATTGATGATTTCACTAATCATTCCTATAAATATGCTGTTGGACGTTATATTTTAAATCAAGAGGAAAAATATAAAGCAGAAATGCTTGTAACTTATGAGTTACAAATGCAGATGATTACCGAATGATGAAAACAATTATTTGGGGAATCAGAAGGAAAAAATTCAAAGGGTTTATTACCTTTATCATGTGTTTTTTCAACAGATTTACATTCTCTTGGCCAATTCATTCAAGAAGGGACAAAAAATATTTTATTTGAAACAGTTATTGCAATTAAAAAAGCACAAATTGATCTTAAACTGTCAAAAGCAGAAGTAGATACTGATGGTTTAAATTATCTCTCTGGAAAAACATTACATGAAGTAAATACCATTGCTGTTCAAGGCGTTGTTGCTGCGCATAGGAAAGTTGGCCATGTGCCAAATATTGTTTTAGAATTTGCAACAATGGATGATAAAATGTTTGGTTATTTATCATATTGATTTATGAAAGCTTGTGCAATGTCAGCTTATTTGTTAGAGATAAATCCATTTGATCAACCCGGAGTTGAGATTTATAAACAAAATATGTTTAATTTATTGGGAAAATAA
- a CDS encoding ribonuclease J: MAKINFFALGGLDERGKNLYCIEVEQDIFIFDAGTKNPERGILGIDVVIPNFDYLKENRARIKGVFITKPSDECSEAITYILKELALPVYGSDLTCNILKFHLQRFKVRGKEECFNVINAKDLLDFDLCKVEVFSTTTNMPNSYGFALHTPDGTIIYTGDYIFDAKADPNFATDLQHLNQIIAKNKVLLFLSEASSASRRDYTAPNHKIKNYIERAVKETESRIILACFDQDLHKISELFDLVRENNISVGIYGQTLLESLKVLSDSKKLNFNGINLKGLQEAVKEEKSLIIVTGSGERLYSRLIKIASGNDDILDIKESDTIILATPPNPGSELNHANVLDELARTVAKTIALSDKKVWTITASYEDVKLMSSIIKPKYFVPVKGLYKDFVQARMAAIEAGINPEHIFIVDNGEGLEFIDGEYTKKSNKVKTSDLYVDGIGVGDIGAVVLNERKQLATDGVVIIGVSIDSKTKELVSLIDTQMRGVIYIQENNDIFRKMQKVIIEIIEKHYKKAVVGEIYDVNEAKNEIRSTISSFVKAETGKTPIILAIVNEI, translated from the coding sequence ATGGCAAAAATTAATTTTTTCGCTCTTGGTGGATTAGATGAGCGAGGTAAGAATTTATACTGTATCGAAGTAGAACAAGATATTTTTATTTTTGATGCAGGGACAAAAAATCCGGAGCGTGGAATTTTAGGAATTGATGTAGTAATTCCTAATTTTGATTATCTAAAGGAAAACCGTGCTCGCATTAAGGGTGTTTTTATTACAAAGCCTTCCGATGAATGTTCTGAAGCAATTACTTATATTTTAAAAGAATTAGCATTACCAGTTTATGGAAGTGATTTAACTTGTAATATTTTAAAATTTCATTTACAACGCTTTAAAGTTCGTGGTAAAGAAGAATGTTTTAATGTTATTAATGCAAAAGATCTTCTTGATTTTGATTTATGCAAGGTTGAAGTATTTTCAACAACAACAAATATGCCCAATAGTTATGGTTTTGCATTGCATACACCTGATGGCACAATTATTTATACTGGAGATTATATTTTTGATGCTAAAGCAGACCCTAATTTTGCAACAGATTTACAACATTTAAATCAAATTATTGCTAAAAATAAAGTACTATTATTTTTATCAGAAGCTTCATCAGCTTCACGTCGTGACTATACAGCACCAAACCATAAGATTAAAAATTATATTGAACGAGCTGTTAAAGAAACAGAAAGTCGGATTATTTTAGCTTGCTTTGATCAAGATTTACATAAAATTAGTGAGTTATTTGATTTAGTTCGGGAAAATAATATTTCAGTTGGAATTTATGGTCAAACTTTATTGGAGTCATTAAAAGTATTATCTGATAGTAAAAAACTAAATTTTAATGGAATTAATTTAAAAGGATTACAAGAAGCAGTTAAAGAAGAAAAATCATTAATTATTGTAACTGGTAGTGGAGAACGTTTATATAGTCGTTTAATTAAAATTGCTTCTGGTAATGATGATATTTTAGATATTAAAGAAAGCGATACAATTATTTTAGCAACACCGCCAAACCCAGGAAGTGAACTAAATCATGCCAATGTTTTAGATGAATTAGCTCGAACTGTGGCAAAAACAATTGCCTTATCAGATAAAAAAGTTTGAACAATTACAGCAAGTTATGAAGATGTTAAATTAATGAGTTCAATTATTAAACCAAAATACTTTGTTCCAGTGAAAGGATTATATAAAGATTTTGTGCAAGCGAGAATGGCAGCAATTGAAGCTGGAATTAATCCAGAACATATTTTTATTGTTGATAATGGGGAAGGGCTTGAGTTTATTGATGGTGAATATACAAAAAAAAGTAATAAGGTAAAAACCTCTGATTTATATGTTGATGGGATTGGTGTTGGTGACATTGGAGCAGTTGTTTTAAATGAAAGAAAACAATTGGCTACTGATGGCGTTGTTATTATTGGAGTTTCAATTGATAGTAAAACAAAAGAATTAGTTTCTTTAATTGATACGCAAATGCGCGGAGTAATTTACATTCAAGAAAATAATGATATTTTTCGTAAAATGCAAAAAGTTATTATTGAAATTATTGAGAAACATTATAAAAAAGCTGTTGTTGGTGAAATTTATGATGTTAATGAAGCAAAAAATGAAATTAGATCGACAATTAGTTCATTTGTTAAAGCAGAAACAGGAAAAACACCAATTATTTTAGCAATTGTGAATGAAATTTAA
- the coaD gene encoding pantetheine-phosphate adenylyltransferase, with protein sequence MKIILKAIFPGSFDPIHDGHLNIIKKASALFSKLYVVITNNLEKSNQTNIKTRAKQAVIACQNLNLNVEIVINDQMLTSDFARQLGAKYIIRGLRNNNDLKYEMELAFANKQLNKDLETIFFIADYGLNEISSTFLNQIKQLKK encoded by the coding sequence GTGAAAATAATCTTGAAAGCAATTTTTCCTGGTAGTTTTGATCCAATTCATGACGGTCATCTTAATATTATTAAAAAAGCAAGTGCTTTATTTTCAAAATTATATGTTGTAATTACTAATAATTTAGAAAAATCAAACCAAACAAATATTAAAACTCGTGCTAAACAAGCTGTCATAGCTTGTCAAAACCTTAATTTAAATGTTGAAATTGTCATTAATGACCAAATGTTAACTAGCGATTTTGCTAGACAATTAGGTGCTAAATATATTATTCGAGGATTACGAAATAATAACGATTTAAAATATGAAATGGAATTAGCGTTTGCTAATAAACAATTAAATAAAGATCTTGAAACAATTTTTTTTATTGCTGATTATGGTTTGAATGAAATTTCTTCAACTTTTTTAAACCAAATTAAGCAATTAAAAAAATAA
- a CDS encoding S1 RNA-binding domain-containing protein has translation MWRIMYVKGSKVLAKVTNITPFGAFCELKNAAGLIHISEISDYYVRDIKEFVNIGDSV, from the coding sequence ATGTGACGAATTATGTATGTAAAAGGAAGCAAAGTTCTTGCAAAAGTTACAAACATTACACCGTTTGGTGCATTTTGTGAATTAAAAAATGCTGCTGGATTAATCCATATTAGTGAGATTTCAGATTACTATGTAAGAGATATCAAAGAATTTGTTAATATTGGGGACAGTGTTTAA